The proteins below are encoded in one region of Pseudomonas putida S13.1.2:
- a CDS encoding ABC transporter ATP-binding protein — MAQATPALEIRNLHKRYGEQEILKGISLTARDGDVISILGSSGSGKSTLLRCINLLENPHQGEILVAGEALKLKAAKNGDLVAADNRQINRLRSEIGFVFQNFNLWPHMSILDNIIEAPRRVLGQSKAEAIEAAEALLNKVGIYDKRHSYPAQLSGGQQQRAAIARTLAMKPKVILFDEPTSALDPEMVQEVLNVIRALAEEGRTMLLVTHEMSFARHVSSEVVFLHQGLVEEQGSPQQVFENPTSARCKQFMSSHR; from the coding sequence ATGGCTCAGGCCACGCCCGCGCTGGAAATCCGCAATCTGCACAAACGCTACGGCGAGCAGGAAATTCTCAAGGGCATTTCGCTGACCGCACGCGACGGTGACGTGATCTCCATCCTGGGGTCGTCCGGCTCCGGCAAGTCCACCCTGCTGCGTTGCATCAACCTGCTCGAGAACCCGCACCAGGGCGAAATCCTGGTGGCCGGCGAAGCCCTCAAGCTCAAGGCTGCCAAAAACGGCGACCTGGTCGCTGCCGACAACCGCCAGATCAACCGCCTGCGCAGCGAAATCGGCTTTGTCTTCCAGAACTTCAACCTGTGGCCGCACATGTCGATCCTCGACAACATCATCGAGGCGCCACGCCGCGTGCTCGGCCAAAGCAAGGCCGAGGCCATCGAAGCCGCCGAAGCGCTGCTGAACAAGGTGGGCATCTACGACAAACGCCACAGCTACCCCGCCCAGCTTTCCGGTGGCCAGCAACAGCGTGCCGCCATTGCCCGTACCCTGGCCATGAAGCCTAAAGTGATCCTGTTCGACGAGCCCACTTCGGCCCTCGACCCGGAAATGGTCCAGGAAGTGCTAAACGTTATCCGCGCATTGGCCGAAGAAGGCCGTACCATGCTGTTGGTAACGCACGAGATGAGCTTTGCCCGCCATGTGTCCAGTGAAGTCGTCTTCCTGCACCAAGGCCTGGTCGAAGAGCAGGGATCGCCGCAGCAGGTCTTCGAAAACCCGACCTCGGCGCGTTGCAAGCAATTCATGTCAAGCCACCGCTAA
- a CDS encoding ABC transporter substrate-binding protein: MHTYKKFLLAAAATLVMSANAMAAEKLRMGIEAAYPPFNNKDASGNVVGFDKDIGDALCAKMKVECSVVTSDWDGIIPALNAKKFDFLVSSLSITDERKQAVEFTEPYYSNKLQFIAPKNVDFKTDAASLKGKAIGTQRATLAGTYLEDNFKGVDVKLYDTQENAYLDLVSGRIDGILADKYVQYEWLKSKDGSNFEFKGEPVMDSDKIGIAVRKGDTKLRDELNKALAEIKADGTYKKINDKYFPFSIE; the protein is encoded by the coding sequence ATGCACACATACAAGAAGTTTCTCCTGGCAGCTGCTGCCACGCTGGTGATGTCGGCAAACGCCATGGCCGCAGAAAAACTGCGCATGGGCATCGAAGCCGCCTACCCACCGTTCAACAACAAGGATGCCAGCGGTAACGTGGTTGGTTTCGACAAAGACATCGGCGACGCCCTGTGCGCCAAGATGAAAGTCGAATGCTCGGTCGTCACCTCCGACTGGGACGGCATCATCCCTGCCCTGAACGCCAAGAAGTTCGACTTCCTGGTGTCGTCGCTGTCGATCACCGACGAGCGCAAGCAGGCGGTGGAATTCACCGAGCCGTACTACTCCAACAAGCTGCAGTTCATTGCCCCGAAAAACGTCGACTTCAAGACTGACGCAGCGTCGCTGAAGGGCAAGGCAATCGGCACCCAGCGTGCAACCTTGGCCGGCACCTACCTTGAAGACAACTTCAAGGGCGTCGACGTCAAGCTGTACGACACCCAGGAAAACGCCTACCTGGACCTGGTGTCCGGCCGCATCGACGGCATCCTGGCCGACAAGTATGTGCAATACGAGTGGCTGAAGAGCAAAGACGGCTCCAACTTCGAGTTCAAGGGCGAGCCGGTGATGGACAGCGACAAGATCGGCATTGCCGTGCGCAAAGGTGACACCAAGCTGCGCGACGAGCTGAACAAAGCCCTGGCCGAAATCAAGGCCGACGGCACGTACAAGAAAATCAACGACAAGTACTTCCCGTTCAGCATCGAATGA
- a CDS encoding ABC transporter permease, with protein MNIDLHGFGPAMMAGTLMTVKLALCALLLGLVLGLLGALAKTSPLKPLQWLGGFYSTLVRGVPELLWVLLIYFGTVGLMNSLGEALNMPGLELSAFAAGVIALGLCFGAYATEVFRGAILAIPKGHREAGLALGLSKGRILSRIILPQMWRIALPGLGNLFMILMKDTALVSVIGLEEIMRHSQIGVTVTKEPFTFYMVAACIYLGLTVIAMTGMYFMEKRAARGFARAE; from the coding sequence ATGAATATCGACCTGCACGGATTCGGTCCGGCCATGATGGCCGGCACCCTGATGACCGTAAAACTGGCGCTTTGCGCCTTGCTGCTGGGGCTGGTGCTGGGCCTGCTCGGCGCCCTGGCCAAAACCTCCCCGCTCAAGCCGCTGCAATGGCTTGGCGGCTTCTACTCCACCCTGGTTCGCGGCGTGCCCGAACTGCTGTGGGTGCTGCTTATCTATTTCGGCACCGTCGGGCTGATGAACAGCCTCGGCGAAGCCCTGAACATGCCGGGCCTGGAGCTTAGCGCCTTCGCGGCGGGTGTAATCGCCCTGGGCCTGTGCTTTGGCGCCTACGCCACCGAAGTGTTCCGTGGTGCCATCCTGGCGATCCCCAAGGGCCACCGTGAAGCTGGCCTGGCGCTGGGCCTGTCCAAGGGCCGCATCCTCTCGCGGATCATCCTGCCGCAGATGTGGCGTATCGCCCTGCCCGGCCTTGGCAACCTGTTCATGATCCTGATGAAGGACACCGCGCTGGTGTCGGTGATCGGCCTGGAAGAAATCATGCGTCACTCGCAAATCGGCGTGACCGTGACCAAGGAGCCGTTCACCTTCTACATGGTCGCGGCCTGCATCTACCTGGGCCTGACCGTCATTGCCATGACCGGCATGTACTTCATGGAAAAACGCGCCGCTCGCGGCTTTGCGAGGGCTGAATAA
- a CDS encoding ABC transporter permease translates to MNWEVIFKWLPRLAEGAVLTLELVAIAVVAGLILAIPLGIARSSRRWYVRAVPFSYIFFFRGTPLLVQLFLVYYGLAQFDAVRSSSLWPYLRDPFWCTVLTMTLHTAAYIAEILRGALQSIPKGEIEAARALGMSRGKALFYIMLPRAARIGLPAYSNEVILMLKASALASTVTLLELTGMARTIIARTYLPVEIFFAAGVFYLVISFLLVQGFKLLERWLRVDACQGR, encoded by the coding sequence ATGAATTGGGAAGTCATCTTCAAATGGCTGCCACGCCTGGCCGAGGGTGCGGTCCTGACCCTGGAGCTGGTAGCCATTGCGGTGGTTGCCGGTTTGATCCTGGCCATCCCGCTGGGCATCGCCCGCTCCTCGCGCCGCTGGTACGTGCGCGCCGTGCCGTTCAGCTACATCTTCTTCTTCCGCGGCACGCCGCTGCTGGTGCAGCTGTTTCTGGTCTACTACGGCCTGGCGCAGTTCGATGCGGTGCGTTCCAGCTCGCTGTGGCCGTACCTGCGCGATCCGTTCTGGTGCACGGTGCTGACCATGACCCTGCACACCGCCGCGTACATTGCCGAGATCCTGCGCGGCGCACTGCAGTCGATCCCCAAAGGTGAGATCGAAGCGGCGCGAGCGCTGGGCATGTCGCGGGGCAAGGCGCTGTTCTACATCATGCTGCCCCGTGCTGCGCGTATCGGCCTGCCGGCGTACAGCAACGAAGTGATCCTGATGCTAAAGGCCAGTGCCCTGGCCAGTACCGTGACCCTGCTGGAACTGACCGGCATGGCCCGTACCATCATTGCCCGTACCTACCTGCCGGTGGAAATCTTCTTTGCCGCGGGCGTGTTCTACCTGGTGATCTCGTTCCTGCTGGTGCAGGGCTTCAAGCTGCTGGAGCGCTGGCTGCGTGTAGATGCCTGCCAGGGTCGTTGA
- a CDS encoding methyltransferase, with protein MPSHLHSHHLSTRFKALDQFLIEHQQLWKPRPFTTLQLAWETTHPELATHLRQCSLADAEADSPTDRLPAPFPQLAEQAQQLAALGSLPQTDLPPAAHRLDVAVPGRKWQQIEAFASHLTFREPPRHWLDWCSGKGHLGRRLLQPGQQLTCLEYDTELVAAGQALSAHHHLPAQHVHQDVMASDSARHLAGDKSVVALHACGDLHVRLMQLASQQGCRQLAVAPCCYNRIAAPQYQALSTAAQASALQLSLDDLGLPLSETVTAGARVRRQRDTSMARRLGFDQLQRQQRQSSEYLPTPSLPVAWLEKPFEQYCRDLADLKQLPLNGNPDWATLEAAGWQRLAEVRNLERVRNLFRRPLELWLVLDRALFLEEQGYAVRLGLFCDYPLTPRNLLILAERDR; from the coding sequence ATGCCCAGCCACCTCCACAGCCACCACCTAAGCACCCGCTTCAAGGCCCTCGACCAGTTCCTGATCGAGCACCAACAGCTGTGGAAACCGCGCCCCTTCACCACCCTGCAACTGGCCTGGGAAACCACCCACCCCGAACTCGCCACCCACCTGCGCCAATGCTCCCTGGCAGACGCCGAAGCCGACAGCCCCACTGACCGCTTGCCCGCGCCCTTCCCGCAACTGGCCGAACAAGCCCAACAGCTCGCCGCCCTCGGCAGCCTCCCGCAAACCGACCTGCCACCCGCCGCCCACCGCCTGGACGTCGCCGTCCCCGGCCGCAAATGGCAACAGATCGAAGCCTTCGCCAGCCACCTGACCTTCCGCGAGCCGCCCCGCCACTGGCTGGACTGGTGCTCCGGCAAAGGCCACCTCGGCCGTCGCCTGCTGCAACCCGGCCAGCAGCTGACCTGCCTGGAATACGACACCGAACTGGTCGCCGCCGGCCAGGCCCTTAGCGCACACCACCACTTGCCCGCCCAGCATGTGCATCAGGATGTGATGGCCAGCGACAGCGCCCGTCACCTGGCTGGCGACAAAAGCGTGGTGGCCCTGCACGCCTGTGGCGACCTGCATGTACGCCTGATGCAGCTGGCCAGCCAACAAGGTTGCCGGCAATTGGCCGTGGCCCCCTGCTGCTACAACCGCATCGCGGCGCCGCAGTACCAGGCGTTATCCACAGCCGCGCAGGCGTCCGCCCTGCAGCTGTCGCTGGACGACCTGGGCCTGCCCCTGAGCGAAACCGTTACCGCCGGCGCCCGCGTGCGGCGCCAGCGCGACACCTCGATGGCCCGGCGCTTGGGCTTCGACCAGCTGCAACGCCAGCAGCGCCAAAGCAGCGAATACCTGCCAACGCCATCGCTGCCGGTAGCCTGGCTGGAAAAGCCCTTCGAGCAGTACTGCCGCGACCTGGCCGACCTCAAACAACTGCCCCTGAACGGCAACCCGGACTGGGCCACCCTGGAAGCAGCCGGCTGGCAGCGCCTGGCCGAGGTGCGCAACCTGGAGCGCGTACGCAACCTGTTCCGCCGCCCGCTGGAGTTGTGGCTGGTACTCGATCGCGCCCTGTTCCTCGAAGAACAAGGCTACGCCGTTCGCCTGGGCCTGTTCTGCGACTATCCACTGACCCCACGCAACCTGCTTATCCTCGCGGAACGCGACCGTTAG